One genomic window of Solea solea chromosome 12, fSolSol10.1, whole genome shotgun sequence includes the following:
- the phrf1 gene encoding PHD and RING finger domain-containing protein 1 isoform X2: MDEDDNQDELINRSKGKRAAQWVISDSDDDDDVEEESEEGESDEDHLDGEDNEEVEEEEEEGSEEEDDDEEDEDAKPEDGAVVGTSADLAGLSSDEDSDKCPICLNSFSSQPVATPETCEHYFCLDCILEWATNANSCPVDRIAFNSIYLRKCYGGKVMKMITVQKPVKEGQEETVDLDLEQTNCEVCGGSDREDRLLLCDGCDAGYHMECLTPPLDAVPVEEWFCPECEVSNRHLRDMAEEVGDAESLPSTARAATSHRHHQSRTPGPTRAIARTQQSERVRANVNRHRITQARSSQLAPTYLIQSSWLDETINAVVAGLNTAVYVRDLTPRAPSRRVRRTVKRRRVKSKTTSFAKGKTGKSATTGVKRRRRRVRRTKSRKKLMVKKTAGPRGRIASNLGIVKDKKNSSLPTVYRPSENTLSNMRADIGAASLSIYGDPSDLDPFVEREENQRQVHVTSLLEAKRRGISRSALRSHQPVARPVTASLSRGGMDVPRSGGGGGGAVEAAPVPDLLGSILSGQSMLLMDSSDVIINRDGSLKATKSMTPSAVQPSSSKSSSSGDADAQIIPEMSPVEGDSSLSLHYNRDLPGSSHSAIHRPLSQSTACSPPHTSSSLVHTKPPPYTDLPPRGHPRLQPPRPVRPPISSGHHETNQVGSPRDMFSSSIHQTQPKKAPTKPMWVDVSVLPRIPKIRRESSSVTNDGTSQDGSSRIHGSKGNGSDSTCRNNDYGMPNMGMNSLAGDKGRQQGVDQQKGRVDGQTQRHRSGGASSSPAFSNSFASSSSSSSSSTDSPAVQPHCSSSSSSSVSFRINSSGNSWQSRRLNIASPSSESGGNVQDIWKRRQDEARKRQLHRDKQKLLASRTPIKKEQDSNSIYDPFNPTASDSSSSDDETESSSRDKCFRQVKREVPSLGNEPDLVQNEQDLIHVKMEMQETEVSQEQPRRPRSLENISQEVRCSEEYVKVEKESTEVDTNVEKLSPLDMIIKKEPGLDDTRDAERCGHSVNMYPNSGTPDATQPAHHSLAPVKTERDTQEEERVQSEETRVSSSTCKKDSSASSSVHSKKKHMTESNPASTSKSPSRDLGHKKKTSKASKEQHSSSSAMGRGRRGDHHTSDQGSSQKEKDKDKERSSRRSRSRERRRARSTSQSSLSSSPGRGHKKRRQSRSRSQDRKQSRSGSRSSSREHSRQKKNTQRSKESNDNRETDHKKECMSKDKKRGRSRSKSRSRSRSTSRSKDVKRGRSHSKSRSRSRSKERRKDLTQKPSLSHRDKVGSQGKDKRRFRSRSSSRERRKEESKSSQKPSGSRVSSSKDKTQLKDKKKEKEGVHSSVKEENIAKGNKHEIPSCSSSFSKVKKEGKDLKADVKPTAADLTREGKIEIKKEKKSSLDMFEESPISKLVKKEEIDIFSLPETKSTDREDIKGDPIKTQMCEIKTETCEIAIKSEPSSPKLSHSPSFTSFSISSTPVTAECLQDAASQTHSGFMASEERPNPVKQEVLQPSDSDDDFNVDAILDNLDDVKSERTDAGDTFVKQEKEVEEGKSEGAQALAAVGVKSKTQVKRVTWNIQEPEASQSEKSASKVALYKLKRRQEGARRPSSMVHTSGQEMTGSVGDSSEKGAVAMPIASSCKSDERHPEGLSATEQGEAEEGDKSMKDKQYLKKLHMQERAVEEVKLAIKPFYQRRDINKEEYKEILRKAVQKVCHSKSGEINPVKVGNLVKAYVDKYKHARKFKKGEESEKEPDVQTEAMKMSDSP, translated from the exons ATGGATGAAGATGACAACCAAGATGAGCTGATCAATCGCAGCAAGGGGAAAAGGGCTGCTCAGTGGGTCATCTCAG ACtcggatgatgatgatgatgttgaagaGGAGTCTGAGGAGGGAGAATCTGATGAAGATCATCTAGATGGAGAAGACAatgaggaagtggaggaggaggaggaagaaggcagtgaagaggaagatg ATGACGAAGAGGATGAAGATGCTAAGCCTGAGGATGGTGCTGTAGTGGGTACCTCTGCTGATCTTGCAGGGTTGAGCTCAGATGAGGACTCAGATAAGTGTCCCATCTGCCTGAACTCATTCAGCAGCCAGCCTGTGGCAACCCCAGAGACCTGTGAGCACTACTTCTGTCTTGACTGCATCCTTGAATGGGCCACG AACGCTAACTCTTGTCCTGTAGATCGCATTGCTTTTAATAGCATATACCTCAGGAAATGTTATGGAGGCAAAGTGATGAAAATG ATCACTGTCCAAAAGCCTGTGAAGGAAGGTCAAGAAGAAACAGTAGATCTGGACCTGGAGCAGACCAACTGTGAAGTATGTGGGGGCAGTGACCGTGAGGACCGCTTGTTGCTTTGTGATGGCTGTGATGCTGG GTATCACATGGAGTGTCTGACACCACCCCTTGACGCTGTTCCTGTAGAAGAGTGGTTCTGCCCCGAGTGTGAAGTCAGCAATCGTCACTTAA GGGATATGGCGGAGGAAGTCGGCGATGCAGAAAGTCTGCCCTCTACTGCCCGGGCTGCCACCAGTCACCGCCACCACCAGAGCCGTACTCCAGGTCCCACCAGAGCTATTGCTCGAACTCAGCAGAGTGAGAGGGTTCGAGCTAATGTCAACAGACATCGCATCACCCAGGCACGCTCATCGCAG TTGGCCCCTACATATCTGATCCAGTCTTCATGGCTAGATGAGACTATTAATGCTGTGGTGGCTGGGCTCAATACAGCAGTGTATGTACGGGACCTAACACCTCGTGCCCCATCAAGGCGTGTACGCAGGACTG TAAAGCGCAGAAGAGTCAAAAGCAAGACGACGTCCTTTGCTAAGGGTAAAACTGGAAAATCTGCAACTACTGGCGtcaagaggagaaggaggagagtaAGAAGGACTAAATCCAGAAAAAAGCTG ATGGTAAAAAAGACAGCTGGTCCTCGAGGCCGGATTGCTAGTAATCTTGGAATTGTAAAAGACAAGAAGAACTCTTCGCTTCCTACAGTTTACCGGCCCTCGGAAAACACGCTCAGCAATATGCGTGCTGACATAGGAGCTGCTTCCCTCTCCATCTATGGGGATCCATCTGACCTGGATCCATTTGTTGAACG CGAGGAGAACCAGCGCCAGGTCCATGTTACGTCACTGTTAGAGGCCAAGAGACGAGGCATCTCTCGTTCTGCTCTTCGCTCTCACCAGCCTGTAGCTCGACCAGTTACTGCAAGCCTTTCCAG GGGAGGTATGGATGTCCCCCGatcaggtggtggtggtggtggtgctgtggAGGCAGCTCCTGTGCCTGACCTGCTTGGCAGTATCCTATCAGGGCAGAGCATGCTCTTGATGGACAGCTCTGATGTCATAATTAATCGAGATGGTTCTCTTAAAGCTACAAAGTCAA TGACGCCATCCGCAGTACAGCCAAGTAGCAGCAAAAGCAGCAGCTCAGGAGATGCTGACGCCCAGATCATCCCAGAGATGTCTCCAGTTGAAGGAGACAGTTCTCTGTCTCTTCACTACAACAGAGACCTACCAGGGTCCTCCCATAGCGCCATTCACAGACCTTTGTCCCAGAGCACTGCTTGTTCACCTCCACATACATCCTCCTCACTAGTCCACACCAAACCACCTCCATACACTGATTTGCCACCAAGAGGTCACCCAAGATTGCAGCCTCCACGTCCAGTCAGACCCCCCATCTCTTCTGGTCATCATGAAACCAACCAAGTGGGATCCCCTAGAGATATGTTCTCCTCATCCATCCACCAGACCCAACCTAAAAAAGCACCTACAAAACCAATGTGGGTAGATGTATCAGTACTGCCAAGGATACCAAAAATAAGAAGGGAAAGTAGTAGTGTCACAAATGATGGCACTAGTCAAGATGGCAGCAGTAGAATACACGGCAGTAAGGGAAATGGCAGTGACTCTACGTGTAGAAATAATGATTATGGCATGCCTAACATGGGCATGAACAGCCTCGCTGGAGATAAGGGTCGGCAGCAAGGTGTAGACCAGCAAAAAGGCAGAGTTGATGGTCAAACCCAGAGACATAGATCTGGTGGAGCAAGCTCATCTCCAGCCTTCTCCAACTCCtttgcctcctcttcctcctcctcctcttcctctactGACTCACCTGCTGTCCAGCCTCACTGttcttcctcatcctcatcctcagtgAGCTTCCGCATTAACTCCAGCGGGAACTCTTGGCAGTCAAGGCGGTTAAACATAGCATCACCGTCTTCTGAGAGTGGGGGAAACGTGCAGGATATATGGAAAAGAAGGCAAGATGAAGCTAGAAAGAGACAATTGCACAGGGATAAGCAGAAGCTACTGGCATCACGGACACCAATCAAAAAGGAACAAGACAGTAATAGTATCTATGACCCCTTTAATCCCACTGCGTCAGATTCAAGCAGCTCTGATGACGAAACTGAGAGCTCAAGCCGAGATAAGTGCTTCCGTCAAGTCAAACGCGAGGTTCCTAGTTTAGGAAACGAGCCGGATTTAGTCCAAAATGAGCAGGACTTGATTCATGTGAAAATGGAAATGCAGGAGACTGAGGTTTCACAGGAACAGCCAAGAAGGCCTAGGTCTTTAGAAAACATATCACAGGAGGTCAGGTGCTCAGAGGAGTATGTTAAGGTGGAAAAAGAATCAACAGAAGTCGACACTAACGTTGAGAAACTATCACCACTTGACatgataattaaaaaagagCCAGGACTAGATGATACAAGGGACGCAGAAAGGTGTGGTCACAGTGTAAATATGTATCCAAATTCAGGGACACCAGATGCCACACAGCCCGCTCATCACAGCCTGGCTCCTGTAAAGACTGAGAGAGACACTCAAGAAGAGGAGCGTGTACAGAGTGAGGAAACGCGTGTGTCGTCCTCCACCTGTAAGAAGGATTCATCAGCGTCCAGCTCTGTTCACTCGAAGAAGAAACACATGACAGAGTCTAATCCAGCTTCCACTTCCAAGTCCCCATCAAGAGATTTGGGCCACAAGAAGAAAACCTCCAAAGCTTCAAAGGAGCAACACTCAAGCAGCTCAGCAATGGGGAGAGGCAGGAGAGGAGATCACCATACCTCTGACCAAGGCAGCagtcaaaaagaaaaggataagGACAAGGAAAGGAGTTCTAGGAGGTCAAGatccagagagaggaggagagcgcGCTCAACCTCACAAAGCTCTCTGTCTAGCTCTCCTGGTAGGGGTCACAAAAAGAGACGTCAGTCCCGCTCCCGCTCCCAAGACAGGAAGCAATCCAg GTCTGGTTCCCGTTCGAGTAGTAGAGAGCATTCAAGGCAGAAGAAGAATACACAAAGGAGCAAGGAGAGTAATGATAACAGAGAGACGGACCACAAGAAAGAATGCATGTCAAAGGACAAGAAACGTGGGCGGTCTCGGTCGAAGTCACGTTCCAGGTCTAGGTCTACATCTAGATCGAAGGACGTTAAACGTGGTCGGTCTCATTCAAAATCACGATCCAGATCCAGATCGAAGGAAAGGAGGAAAGATCTCACCCAAaaaccatctctctctcacagagaCAAAGTCGGGTCACAAGGAAAAGACAAGAGAAGATTCAGGTCTAGATCGAGCTCAAGAGAGCGAAGGAAAGAAGAGTCCAAGAGTTCACAGAAACCTTCAGGCTCTCGTGTTTCATCCTCAAAAGACAAAACGCAGCTAAAGgacaagaaaaaagagaaggaaggcGTTCACAGTTCTGTCAAAGAGGAAAATATTGCAAAGGGGAATAAACACGAGATCCCCTCCTGTAGTTCTTCCTTCTCTAAAGttaaaaaggaaggaaaagaccTCAAGGCTGATGTCAAACCCACAGCAGCTGACTTGACAAGAGAGGGgaaaattgaaattaaaaaagaaaagaaatcgtCTCTTGATATGTTTGAAGAATCTCCTATTAGTAAATtagttaaaaaagaagaaattgacattttttctttgccagAAACCAAAAGCACGGACAGGGAAGACATAAAAGGAGACCCCATCAAGACTCAAATGTGTGAAATCAAGACTGAGACTTGTGAAATTGCAATCAAGTCAGAGCCAAGTTCACCAAAATTGAGCCACTCACCCTCTTTCACCTCATTCTCTATATCATCCACACCTGTTACAGCAGAGTGTCTCCAGGATGCAGCCTCTCAAACTCACTCTGGGTTTATGGCCTCAGAAGAACGACCGAACCCTGTAAAGCAGGAAGTTCTGCAACCCTCAGACTCCGATGACGACTTCAATGTCGACGCGATTCTCGACAACCTGGACGATGTGAAGTCTGAGCGCACGGACGCAGGCGACACATTTGTCAAACAAGAGAAGGAAGTGGAGGAGGGGAAAAGTGAAGGAGCGCAGGCATTGGCTGCAGTTGGAGTCAAATCAAAGACTCAAGTGAAGAGGGTTACGTGGAATATACAGGAGCCGGAGGCGTCTCAGTCAGAGAAATCTGCAAGCA AAGTGGCTCTGTATAAACTGAAGCGGAGGCAGGAAGGAGCTCGCAGACCTTCCTCTATGGTCCATACATCTGGTCAG GAAATGACTGGTTCTGTCGGTGATTCCTCCGAAAAAGGTGCAGTCGCGATGCCCATTGCATCATCATGCAAATCTGATGAGCGACATCCAGAGGGTTTGTCAGCGACTGAACAAGGCGAGGCAGAGGAGGGGGATAAGTCGATGAAAGACAAG CAATATTTGAAAAAGCTGCACATGCAAGAGAGAGCTGTAGAGGAGGTGAAGCTAGCCATCAAACCTTTCTATCAGAGGAGAGACATCAACAAGGAAGAATACAAAGAGATTTTACGCAAAGCCGTTCAGAAG GTGTGTCACAGCAAGAGCGGTGAGATCAACCCTGTGAAGGTGGGTAATCTGGTCAAAGCATACGTGGACAAATACAAACACGCTCGCAAGTTTAAGAAAGGAGAGGAGTCGGAGAAGGAGCCGGACGTCCAAACCGAGGCCATGAAAATGTCCGACAGCCCATGA
- the phrf1 gene encoding PHD and RING finger domain-containing protein 1 isoform X4 — protein MDEDDNQDELINRSKGKRAAQWVISDSDDDDDVEEESEEGESDEDHLDGEDNEEVEEEEEEGSEEEDDDEEDEDAKPEDGAVVGTSADLAGLSSDEDSDKCPICLNSFSSQPVATPETCEHYFCLDCILEWATNANSCPVDRIAFNSIYLRKCYGGKVMKMITVQKPVKEGQEETVDLDLEQTNCEVCGGSDREDRLLLCDGCDAGYHMECLTPPLDAVPVEEWFCPECEVSNRHLRDMAEEVGDAESLPSTARAATSHRHHQSRTPGPTRAIARTQQSERVRANVNRHRITQARSSQLAPTYLIQSSWLDETINAVVAGLNTAVYVRDLTPRAPSRRVRRTVKRRRVKSKTTSFAKGKTGKSATTGVKRRRRRVRRTKSRKKLMVKKTAGPRGRIASNLGIVKDKKNSSLPTVYRPSENTLSNMRADIGAASLSIYGDPSDLDPFVERGGMDVPRSGGGGGGAVEAAPVPDLLGSILSGQSMLLMDSSDVIINRDGSLKATKSTVTPSAVQPSSSKSSSSGDADAQIIPEMSPVEGDSSLSLHYNRDLPGSSHSAIHRPLSQSTACSPPHTSSSLVHTKPPPYTDLPPRGHPRLQPPRPVRPPISSGHHETNQVGSPRDMFSSSIHQTQPKKAPTKPMWVDVSVLPRIPKIRRESSSVTNDGTSQDGSSRIHGSKGNGSDSTCRNNDYGMPNMGMNSLAGDKGRQQGVDQQKGRVDGQTQRHRSGGASSSPAFSNSFASSSSSSSSSTDSPAVQPHCSSSSSSSVSFRINSSGNSWQSRRLNIASPSSESGGNVQDIWKRRQDEARKRQLHRDKQKLLASRTPIKKEQDSNSIYDPFNPTASDSSSSDDETESSSRDKCFRQVKREVPSLGNEPDLVQNEQDLIHVKMEMQETEVSQEQPRRPRSLENISQEVRCSEEYVKVEKESTEVDTNVEKLSPLDMIIKKEPGLDDTRDAERCGHSVNMYPNSGTPDATQPAHHSLAPVKTERDTQEEERVQSEETRVSSSTCKKDSSASSSVHSKKKHMTESNPASTSKSPSRDLGHKKKTSKASKEQHSSSSAMGRGRRGDHHTSDQGSSQKEKDKDKERSSRRSRSRERRRARSTSQSSLSSSPGRGHKKRRQSRSRSQDRKQSRSGSRSSSREHSRQKKNTQRSKESNDNRETDHKKECMSKDKKRGRSRSKSRSRSRSTSRSKDVKRGRSHSKSRSRSRSKERRKDLTQKPSLSHRDKVGSQGKDKRRFRSRSSSRERRKEESKSSQKPSGSRVSSSKDKTQLKDKKKEKEGVHSSVKEENIAKGNKHEIPSCSSSFSKVKKEGKDLKADVKPTAADLTREGKIEIKKEKKSSLDMFEESPISKLVKKEEIDIFSLPETKSTDREDIKGDPIKTQMCEIKTETCEIAIKSEPSSPKLSHSPSFTSFSISSTPVTAECLQDAASQTHSGFMASEERPNPVKQEVLQPSDSDDDFNVDAILDNLDDVKSERTDAGDTFVKQEKEVEEGKSEGAQALAAVGVKSKTQVKRVTWNIQEPEASQSEKSASKVALYKLKRRQEGARRPSSMVHTSGQEMTGSVGDSSEKGAVAMPIASSCKSDERHPEGLSATEQGEAEEGDKSMKDKQYLKKLHMQERAVEEVKLAIKPFYQRRDINKEEYKEILRKAVQKVCHSKSGEINPVKVGNLVKAYVDKYKHARKFKKGEESEKEPDVQTEAMKMSDSP, from the exons ATGGATGAAGATGACAACCAAGATGAGCTGATCAATCGCAGCAAGGGGAAAAGGGCTGCTCAGTGGGTCATCTCAG ACtcggatgatgatgatgatgttgaagaGGAGTCTGAGGAGGGAGAATCTGATGAAGATCATCTAGATGGAGAAGACAatgaggaagtggaggaggaggaggaagaaggcagtgaagaggaagatg ATGACGAAGAGGATGAAGATGCTAAGCCTGAGGATGGTGCTGTAGTGGGTACCTCTGCTGATCTTGCAGGGTTGAGCTCAGATGAGGACTCAGATAAGTGTCCCATCTGCCTGAACTCATTCAGCAGCCAGCCTGTGGCAACCCCAGAGACCTGTGAGCACTACTTCTGTCTTGACTGCATCCTTGAATGGGCCACG AACGCTAACTCTTGTCCTGTAGATCGCATTGCTTTTAATAGCATATACCTCAGGAAATGTTATGGAGGCAAAGTGATGAAAATG ATCACTGTCCAAAAGCCTGTGAAGGAAGGTCAAGAAGAAACAGTAGATCTGGACCTGGAGCAGACCAACTGTGAAGTATGTGGGGGCAGTGACCGTGAGGACCGCTTGTTGCTTTGTGATGGCTGTGATGCTGG GTATCACATGGAGTGTCTGACACCACCCCTTGACGCTGTTCCTGTAGAAGAGTGGTTCTGCCCCGAGTGTGAAGTCAGCAATCGTCACTTAA GGGATATGGCGGAGGAAGTCGGCGATGCAGAAAGTCTGCCCTCTACTGCCCGGGCTGCCACCAGTCACCGCCACCACCAGAGCCGTACTCCAGGTCCCACCAGAGCTATTGCTCGAACTCAGCAGAGTGAGAGGGTTCGAGCTAATGTCAACAGACATCGCATCACCCAGGCACGCTCATCGCAG TTGGCCCCTACATATCTGATCCAGTCTTCATGGCTAGATGAGACTATTAATGCTGTGGTGGCTGGGCTCAATACAGCAGTGTATGTACGGGACCTAACACCTCGTGCCCCATCAAGGCGTGTACGCAGGACTG TAAAGCGCAGAAGAGTCAAAAGCAAGACGACGTCCTTTGCTAAGGGTAAAACTGGAAAATCTGCAACTACTGGCGtcaagaggagaaggaggagagtaAGAAGGACTAAATCCAGAAAAAAGCTG ATGGTAAAAAAGACAGCTGGTCCTCGAGGCCGGATTGCTAGTAATCTTGGAATTGTAAAAGACAAGAAGAACTCTTCGCTTCCTACAGTTTACCGGCCCTCGGAAAACACGCTCAGCAATATGCGTGCTGACATAGGAGCTGCTTCCCTCTCCATCTATGGGGATCCATCTGACCTGGATCCATTTGTTGAACG GGGAGGTATGGATGTCCCCCGatcaggtggtggtggtggtggtgctgtggAGGCAGCTCCTGTGCCTGACCTGCTTGGCAGTATCCTATCAGGGCAGAGCATGCTCTTGATGGACAGCTCTGATGTCATAATTAATCGAGATGGTTCTCTTAAAGCTACAAAGTCAA CAGTGACGCCATCCGCAGTACAGCCAAGTAGCAGCAAAAGCAGCAGCTCAGGAGATGCTGACGCCCAGATCATCCCAGAGATGTCTCCAGTTGAAGGAGACAGTTCTCTGTCTCTTCACTACAACAGAGACCTACCAGGGTCCTCCCATAGCGCCATTCACAGACCTTTGTCCCAGAGCACTGCTTGTTCACCTCCACATACATCCTCCTCACTAGTCCACACCAAACCACCTCCATACACTGATTTGCCACCAAGAGGTCACCCAAGATTGCAGCCTCCACGTCCAGTCAGACCCCCCATCTCTTCTGGTCATCATGAAACCAACCAAGTGGGATCCCCTAGAGATATGTTCTCCTCATCCATCCACCAGACCCAACCTAAAAAAGCACCTACAAAACCAATGTGGGTAGATGTATCAGTACTGCCAAGGATACCAAAAATAAGAAGGGAAAGTAGTAGTGTCACAAATGATGGCACTAGTCAAGATGGCAGCAGTAGAATACACGGCAGTAAGGGAAATGGCAGTGACTCTACGTGTAGAAATAATGATTATGGCATGCCTAACATGGGCATGAACAGCCTCGCTGGAGATAAGGGTCGGCAGCAAGGTGTAGACCAGCAAAAAGGCAGAGTTGATGGTCAAACCCAGAGACATAGATCTGGTGGAGCAAGCTCATCTCCAGCCTTCTCCAACTCCtttgcctcctcttcctcctcctcctcttcctctactGACTCACCTGCTGTCCAGCCTCACTGttcttcctcatcctcatcctcagtgAGCTTCCGCATTAACTCCAGCGGGAACTCTTGGCAGTCAAGGCGGTTAAACATAGCATCACCGTCTTCTGAGAGTGGGGGAAACGTGCAGGATATATGGAAAAGAAGGCAAGATGAAGCTAGAAAGAGACAATTGCACAGGGATAAGCAGAAGCTACTGGCATCACGGACACCAATCAAAAAGGAACAAGACAGTAATAGTATCTATGACCCCTTTAATCCCACTGCGTCAGATTCAAGCAGCTCTGATGACGAAACTGAGAGCTCAAGCCGAGATAAGTGCTTCCGTCAAGTCAAACGCGAGGTTCCTAGTTTAGGAAACGAGCCGGATTTAGTCCAAAATGAGCAGGACTTGATTCATGTGAAAATGGAAATGCAGGAGACTGAGGTTTCACAGGAACAGCCAAGAAGGCCTAGGTCTTTAGAAAACATATCACAGGAGGTCAGGTGCTCAGAGGAGTATGTTAAGGTGGAAAAAGAATCAACAGAAGTCGACACTAACGTTGAGAAACTATCACCACTTGACatgataattaaaaaagagCCAGGACTAGATGATACAAGGGACGCAGAAAGGTGTGGTCACAGTGTAAATATGTATCCAAATTCAGGGACACCAGATGCCACACAGCCCGCTCATCACAGCCTGGCTCCTGTAAAGACTGAGAGAGACACTCAAGAAGAGGAGCGTGTACAGAGTGAGGAAACGCGTGTGTCGTCCTCCACCTGTAAGAAGGATTCATCAGCGTCCAGCTCTGTTCACTCGAAGAAGAAACACATGACAGAGTCTAATCCAGCTTCCACTTCCAAGTCCCCATCAAGAGATTTGGGCCACAAGAAGAAAACCTCCAAAGCTTCAAAGGAGCAACACTCAAGCAGCTCAGCAATGGGGAGAGGCAGGAGAGGAGATCACCATACCTCTGACCAAGGCAGCagtcaaaaagaaaaggataagGACAAGGAAAGGAGTTCTAGGAGGTCAAGatccagagagaggaggagagcgcGCTCAACCTCACAAAGCTCTCTGTCTAGCTCTCCTGGTAGGGGTCACAAAAAGAGACGTCAGTCCCGCTCCCGCTCCCAAGACAGGAAGCAATCCAg GTCTGGTTCCCGTTCGAGTAGTAGAGAGCATTCAAGGCAGAAGAAGAATACACAAAGGAGCAAGGAGAGTAATGATAACAGAGAGACGGACCACAAGAAAGAATGCATGTCAAAGGACAAGAAACGTGGGCGGTCTCGGTCGAAGTCACGTTCCAGGTCTAGGTCTACATCTAGATCGAAGGACGTTAAACGTGGTCGGTCTCATTCAAAATCACGATCCAGATCCAGATCGAAGGAAAGGAGGAAAGATCTCACCCAAaaaccatctctctctcacagagaCAAAGTCGGGTCACAAGGAAAAGACAAGAGAAGATTCAGGTCTAGATCGAGCTCAAGAGAGCGAAGGAAAGAAGAGTCCAAGAGTTCACAGAAACCTTCAGGCTCTCGTGTTTCATCCTCAAAAGACAAAACGCAGCTAAAGgacaagaaaaaagagaaggaaggcGTTCACAGTTCTGTCAAAGAGGAAAATATTGCAAAGGGGAATAAACACGAGATCCCCTCCTGTAGTTCTTCCTTCTCTAAAGttaaaaaggaaggaaaagaccTCAAGGCTGATGTCAAACCCACAGCAGCTGACTTGACAAGAGAGGGgaaaattgaaattaaaaaagaaaagaaatcgtCTCTTGATATGTTTGAAGAATCTCCTATTAGTAAATtagttaaaaaagaagaaattgacattttttctttgccagAAACCAAAAGCACGGACAGGGAAGACATAAAAGGAGACCCCATCAAGACTCAAATGTGTGAAATCAAGACTGAGACTTGTGAAATTGCAATCAAGTCAGAGCCAAGTTCACCAAAATTGAGCCACTCACCCTCTTTCACCTCATTCTCTATATCATCCACACCTGTTACAGCAGAGTGTCTCCAGGATGCAGCCTCTCAAACTCACTCTGGGTTTATGGCCTCAGAAGAACGACCGAACCCTGTAAAGCAGGAAGTTCTGCAACCCTCAGACTCCGATGACGACTTCAATGTCGACGCGATTCTCGACAACCTGGACGATGTGAAGTCTGAGCGCACGGACGCAGGCGACACATTTGTCAAACAAGAGAAGGAAGTGGAGGAGGGGAAAAGTGAAGGAGCGCAGGCATTGGCTGCAGTTGGAGTCAAATCAAAGACTCAAGTGAAGAGGGTTACGTGGAATATACAGGAGCCGGAGGCGTCTCAGTCAGAGAAATCTGCAAGCA AAGTGGCTCTGTATAAACTGAAGCGGAGGCAGGAAGGAGCTCGCAGACCTTCCTCTATGGTCCATACATCTGGTCAG GAAATGACTGGTTCTGTCGGTGATTCCTCCGAAAAAGGTGCAGTCGCGATGCCCATTGCATCATCATGCAAATCTGATGAGCGACATCCAGAGGGTTTGTCAGCGACTGAACAAGGCGAGGCAGAGGAGGGGGATAAGTCGATGAAAGACAAG CAATATTTGAAAAAGCTGCACATGCAAGAGAGAGCTGTAGAGGAGGTGAAGCTAGCCATCAAACCTTTCTATCAGAGGAGAGACATCAACAAGGAAGAATACAAAGAGATTTTACGCAAAGCCGTTCAGAAG GTGTGTCACAGCAAGAGCGGTGAGATCAACCCTGTGAAGGTGGGTAATCTGGTCAAAGCATACGTGGACAAATACAAACACGCTCGCAAGTTTAAGAAAGGAGAGGAGTCGGAGAAGGAGCCGGACGTCCAAACCGAGGCCATGAAAATGTCCGACAGCCCATGA